From a single Amblyraja radiata isolate CabotCenter1 unplaced genomic scaffold, sAmbRad1.1.pri scaffold_708_ctg1, whole genome shotgun sequence genomic region:
- the LOC116970299 gene encoding gastrula zinc finger protein XlCGF67.1-like yields MTGHNKEKRYECDVCGKAWWSPSELETHQRVHTGECLFDCSECGKSFKTVNVLETHRRLHTGEKPYGCSTCGQELCLVVWAAESTAGAQQ; encoded by the coding sequence ATGactgggcacaacaaggagaagcgttatgagtgcgacgtgtgtgggaaGGCCTGGTggagcccgagcgagctggagacccaccagcgggtgcacacgggggAATGCctcttcgactgctcggagtgcggcaagagcttcaagacggtgaatgtcctggagacccaccggcggttgcacacgggcgagaagccctatggctgctccacctgcgggcaAGAGCTTTGCCTTGTTGTCTGGGCTGCGGAGTccacggcgggtgcacagcagtga